The following coding sequences lie in one Musa acuminata AAA Group cultivar baxijiao chromosome BXJ1-8, Cavendish_Baxijiao_AAA, whole genome shotgun sequence genomic window:
- the LOC135588108 gene encoding uncharacterized protein LOC135588108, producing the protein MNRGVGGPLLCIGDLLRDVAEDGDAIDGDGQETDLLSSAELPPSPHLLTPSRDLVRVFQENYDQLIESLKGTDHSWTALTLKLCAALKTADKVVSSADSNIGSLLEKVGLLESIIKRGDSTVAMIESIQNVQTSKAGGSSTINLDAKM; encoded by the exons ATGAATCGCGGAGTGGGAGGTCCGCTGCTCTGCATCGGCGATCTGCTGAGAGACGTCGCCGAGGACGGTGACGCCATCGATGGGGACGGACAAGAGACCGATCTCCTCTCCTCCGCCGAGCTCCCTCCTTCTCCTCATCTTCTCACACCATCTCGAGATCTCGTCCGAGTGTTCCAG GAGAACTACGATCAGTTGATCGAGTCATTAAAAGGGACCGACCACTCATGGACAGCTTTAACTCTAAAG TTATGTGCTGCTCTGAAGACCGCAGATAAGGTGGTGAGTTCCGCGGACTCTAATATCGGATCATTACTAGAGAAGGTTGGATTGCTCGAGAGCATCATAAAGCGCGGCGATTCTACCGTCGCCATGATAGAATCTATACAAAATGTGCAGACAAGTAAAGCAGGAGGGTCATCAACCATTAATTTGGATGCCAAGATGTAA
- the LOC103995476 gene encoding abscisic acid 8'-hydroxylase 3-like: MACGVLYAFLLLAIATSLFMRKLKKKSQDKLKLPPGSMGWPYVGETLQLYSQDPNAFFDTREKRYGEIFKTRLLGCPCVMLASPEAARFVLVTRAHLFKPTYPKSKEQMIGPWALFFHQGDYHMRLRKLVQSSVAPVALRGLVTSVERMVVSMLESWVGREVAAFHALKEFSFDVGILAVFGGRLDEWSKAELKKNYSDVDKGYNSFPTCIPGTPYQKAIQARKRLGRIVGDIMNKRRGKKGVWENDLLGHLMDSKDDNGEFLTDDQIADNIVGVLFAAQDTTASALTWILKFLHDDPKLLDSVRAEQMVIQESNQLGARPLTWSQTRSMVLTHKVILESLRMASIISFPFREAVADVEYKGFLIPKGWKVMPLFRNIHHNPEFFRDPWVFDPSRFEVAPKPNTFLPFGSGAHACPGNELAKLEMLILIHHLVTKYRWEIVGSQGEIEYRPFPVPKHGLPAKLWRRQEQSRP, encoded by the exons ATGGCCTGTGGGGTTCTGTACGCCTTCCTTCTCCTGGCCATTGCAACCTCTCTCTTCATGAGGAAGCTCAAGAAGAAGTCGCAGGATAAGCTTAAGCTCCCGCCTGGCTCCATGGGATGGCCTTACGTCGGAGAGACCCTTCAACTTTACTCGCAGGATCCTAATGCCTTCTTCGACACCAGAGAGAAGAG GTACGGCGAGATCTTCAAGACGCGGCTGCTGGGTTGCCCCTGCGTGATGCTGGCCAGCCCGGAGGCGGCGAGGTTCGTGCTGGTGACGCGAGCTCATCTGTTCAAGCCCACCTACCCGAAGAGCAAGGAACAGATGATCGGCCCGTGGGCGCTTTTCTTCCACCAAGGCGACTACCACATGCGGCTGAGGAAGCTCGTCCAGAGCTCGGTGGCGCCCGTGGCCCTTCGTGGCCTCGTCACCAGCGTCGAACGGATGGTGGTCTCCATGCTGGAATCGTGGGTCGGTCGGGAAGTGGCTGCTTTCCATGCATTGAAGGAG TTCTCCTTTGATGTGGGAATCCTCGCAGTCTTCGGAGGTCGTTTGGACGAGTGGTCCAAGGCAGAGCTCAAAAAGAACTACTCCGACGTCGACAAGGGCTACAATTCGTTCCCCACCTGCATCCCTGGGACGCCGTACCAGAAAGCAATCCAA GCAAGGAAACGACTGGGTAGGATAGTGGGCGATATCATGAACAAGAGGAGGGGGAAGAAGGGCGTGTGGGAGAACGATCTGCTGGGCCATCTCATGGACTCCAAGGACGACAACGGAGAGTTCCTGACGGACGACCAGATCGCCGACAACATCGTCGGCGTACTTTTCGCGGCACAGGATACCACGGCCAGCGCCCTGACGTGGATCCTCAAGTTCCTCCACGACGACCCCAAGCTTCTTGATTCTGTCAGA GCCGAGCAAATGGTCATCCAGGAAAGCAACCAGCTTGGAGCTCGACCCTTGACATGGAGCCAAACCAGAAGCATGGTGCTGACTCACAAG GTCATACTGGAGAGTCTGAGGATGGCAAGCATCATCTCGTTCCCTTTTAGGGAGGCGGTGGCGGATGTCGAGTACAAAG GATTCCTTATACCGAAGGGATGGAAAGTGATGCCTTTGTTCAGGAACATACATCACAACCCAGAGTTCTTCCGCGACCCATGGGTGTTCGACCCCAGCAGATTCGAG GTCGCTCCAAAGCCCAACACGTTCTTGCCATTCGGTAGCGGAGCTCACGCCTGCCCCGGTAACGAGCTAGCCAAGCTGGAAATGCTCATTTTGATCCACCATCTGGTGACCAAGTACAG GTGGGAGATCGTGGGAAGCCAGGGAGAGATCGAGTACCGCCCTTTCCCTGTTCCCAAGCACGGCTTGCCGGCCAAGCTATGGAGGCGGCAGGAGCAGAGCAGACCATGA
- the LOC135588110 gene encoding galactoside 2-alpha-L-fucosyltransferase-like, whose product MGMKRSRIGYGKMEIAEDSEAEMESSNSSRNWTLCVVLACMIYLPLLVLLVGAYRKPSLEWLRSVGFTAETGLRSESSFSPVPEPVKDKLLGGLLAPGFDESSCLSRYQSVLYRKASPYTPTPYLVDRLRKYEALHKKCGPNTELYNKSIEQLKSGRSTGPSECNYVVWIPYNGFGNRVLTIVSAFLYALLNDKVLLVHVPEDLADLLCEPFPETSWTLPKDFPVEKLESFEVRTPQSYGNMLQSGVIKNDMRFAANLTLPAYVYLHLTHDYSALDKIFFCEDAQQMLRKLPWLLLKSDNYFVPSLFLVEEYEEELRRLFPERETVFHHLGRYLLHPTNVVWGYVTRYYQVYLAKAYEMVGIQIRVFQHAPVSFDTMLNQIINCSRKENLLPAVNLEEPGVPAKDAREKAVLVTTLYSGYFDKLRNMYYEHSTATGEVIGVYQPSHEEQQHTDHQNHNIKAWAEINLLSFSDVLVTTACSTFGYVAQGLGGLKPWIIPRPADRNQACRRGTSMEPCFHSPPSYDCKAHKDVDKGAVVRHVRHCEDLDEGLKLFD is encoded by the exons CAGTTCCAGGAACTGGACGCTATGCGTAGTCCTCGCCTGCATGATATATCTGCCGCTGTTGGTGCTTCTCGTTGGAGCTTACAGGAAGCCGTCCTTGGAATGGCTTCGATCCGTTGGCTTTACTGCGGAAACAG GGTTGAGATCAGAGAGCTCGTTTTCGCCGGTGCCTGAGCCAGTGAAGGACAAGCTTCTTGGCGGCCTGTTGGCTCCTGGATTCGATGAGAGCTCCTGCCTGAGCCGATACCAGTCCGTGCTGTATCGTAAGGCGTCGCCTTACACACCTACGCCGTACCTCGTCGATAGGCTTCGGAAGTACGAAGCTCTCCACAAGAAATGTGGCCCGAACACCGAGCTCTACAACAAGTCCATAGAGCAACTGAAGTCCGGCCGCAGCACCGGGCCGTCGGAGTGCAACTACGTTGTTTGGATTCCTTACAATGGCTTCGGGAACAGAGTACTGACCATCGTGTCTGCTTTCCTCTATGCGCTGCTCAACGACAAGGTTCTGCTGGTCCATGTCCCCGAGGACCTCGCCGACCTCCTCTGCGAGCCGTTCCCTGAGACCTCGTGGACTCTGCCGAAGGATTTCCCGGTGGAGAAGCTGGAGAGCTTCGAGGTCAGAACTCCGCAGAGCTACGGCAACATGCTCCAAAGTGGGGTCATCAAGAACGACATGAGATTTGCTGCCAACCTTACACTGCCGGCTTACGTTTACCTCCACCTGACCCACGATTACAGCGCGTTGGACAAGATATTCTTCTGCGAAGACGCTCAGCAGATGCTCCGGAAGCTGCCGTGGCTGCTGCTGAAGTCGGACAACTATTTCGTGCCGTCGCTGTTTCTGGTGGAGGAGTACGAGGAGGAGCTGCGGCGGCTGTTCCCGGAGAGGGAGACCGTCTTCCATCACCTGGGCCGATACCTTCTCCACCCGACCAATGTGGTGTGGGGCTACGTCACGAGGTATTACCAGGTCTATCTAGCGAAGGCTTATGAGATGGTGGGCATTCAGATCAGGGTCTTCCAGCACGCGCCTGTCTCTTTCGACACCATGCTCAACCAGATCATCAATTGTTCGAGAAAAGAGAACCTGCTGCCGGCCGTCAATCTCGAGGAGCCCGGCGTGCCCGCAAAGGATGCGAGAGAGAAGGCTGTCCTGGTGACCACCTTGTACTCCGGCTACTTCGACAAACTCCGGAACATGTACTACGAGCACTCGACGGCCACGGGCGAGGTCATCGGCGTGTACCAGCCGAGCCACGAGGAGCAGCAGCACACGGACCACCAGAACCACAACATCAAGGCGTGGGCGGAGATCAACCTACTCAGCTTCAGCGACGTGCTGGTGACCACCGCGTGCTCGACCTTCGGGTACGTGGCGCAGGGGCTCGGGGGACTGAAGCCGTGGATCATCCCGCGGCCGGCGGATCGGAACCAGGCCTGCCGCCGGGGCACGTCGATGGAGCCGTGCTTCCACTCGCCGCCCAGCTACGATTGCAAGGCCCACAAGGACGTCGACAAGGGGGCGGTGGTCCGCCATGTGAGGCACTGCGAAGACCTTGACGAGGGCCTCAAACTGTTCGACTAG